The following proteins are encoded in a genomic region of Bosea beijingensis:
- a CDS encoding creatininase family protein: MKRYWSDYTSEAFSQLDHGKLIAVLPVGATEQHGPHLPLSVDAAVVGGVVERLARKLPEESPVLFLPRQSIGKSNEHARYPGTLTHSAATLITMWCEIGACVAASGVRKMVLLNSHGGNISTMDIVARELRVRHNMLVFSVSWFGLGMPEGLYSDHEMRHGIHAGDMETSVMLALDAPNVVMEKAQDFRPATTEWDDRFRHIALGGGAKPGWQAQDLNPAGACGDATLATAAKGEATLDFAVDRLVELLGEVERFPLTSLNTRPAW, from the coding sequence GTGAAACGCTACTGGTCCGACTATACCAGCGAGGCCTTCTCGCAGCTCGACCACGGCAAGCTGATCGCCGTCCTGCCGGTCGGCGCCACCGAGCAGCACGGTCCGCATCTGCCGCTCTCGGTCGATGCCGCCGTGGTCGGCGGCGTCGTCGAGCGCCTCGCCCGCAAGCTGCCGGAGGAGAGCCCGGTTCTGTTCCTGCCGCGCCAGTCGATCGGCAAGAGCAACGAGCATGCGCGCTATCCGGGCACGCTGACCCATTCGGCCGCGACGCTGATTACCATGTGGTGCGAGATCGGCGCCTGCGTTGCGGCATCCGGCGTGCGCAAGATGGTGCTGCTCAACAGCCATGGCGGCAATATCAGCACGATGGACATCGTCGCCCGCGAACTGCGCGTGCGGCACAACATGCTGGTCTTCAGCGTGAGCTGGTTCGGTCTCGGCATGCCAGAGGGGCTCTATTCCGACCATGAGATGCGTCATGGCATCCATGCCGGTGACATGGAGACCTCGGTCATGCTGGCGCTGGACGCTCCCAATGTCGTGATGGAGAAGGCCCAGGATTTCCGCCCGGCAACCACGGAATGGGACGATCGGTTCCGCCATATCGCTCTCGGCGGCGGCGCCAAGCCGGGCTGGCAGGCGCAGGATCTCAACCCAGCCGGTGCCTGCGGCGACGCCACGCTTGCAACCGCGGCGAAGGGCGAGGCGACGCTGGATTTCGCCGTCGACCGGCTGGTCGAGCTTCTCGGCGAGGTCGAGCGCTTCCCGCTCACCTCGCTTAATACCCGGCCCGCATGGTAA
- a CDS encoding carbohydrate kinase family protein translates to MSAGRDLVLSIGRLYCDIVFRGLDAMPCLGEERFAETVAIVPGGGGFITAAHLAALGTRAGLLARIGTDPLSGTLASALAESGVDLRWLEHAPEAGPQPTVVMVQDGERAFLSRRAGSARPATLDAALADPAARHLHIAEFATLAEVPDLIGRAKRAGLTVSLDPSWDDDWIRRPDLIERAAGADIFLPNAAEAIAIARSDDLDEAGSRLAGHFPVVVVKDGGNGARLFRRNTAFSIPAPEGGPVIDTTGAGDAFNAGFLAAWLAARSPEQALAEGVVCGTLSVRSVGGAGTRLDRADVDAMSRDLLCSHDRIDA, encoded by the coding sequence ATGAGCGCCGGGCGCGACCTCGTCCTCAGCATCGGCCGGCTCTACTGCGACATCGTCTTCCGAGGGCTCGACGCGATGCCATGCCTCGGCGAGGAACGTTTCGCCGAAACCGTCGCGATCGTGCCGGGTGGCGGCGGCTTCATCACGGCCGCCCATCTCGCTGCGCTCGGCACGCGAGCCGGCCTGCTCGCCCGCATCGGCACGGACCCGCTTTCCGGCACGCTGGCGTCTGCGCTGGCGGAAAGCGGCGTCGATCTTCGCTGGCTCGAACATGCGCCTGAGGCCGGCCCGCAGCCAACCGTCGTCATGGTGCAGGACGGCGAGCGCGCCTTCCTGTCGCGGCGCGCCGGCAGCGCCCGCCCGGCCACGCTCGACGCGGCCCTCGCCGACCCCGCCGCGCGCCATCTCCACATCGCCGAATTCGCGACGCTTGCCGAGGTTCCTGACCTGATCGGCAGGGCAAAGCGCGCCGGCCTCACCGTCTCGCTCGATCCGAGTTGGGACGACGACTGGATCCGCCGGCCAGACCTGATCGAGCGTGCTGCCGGTGCCGATATCTTCCTGCCCAACGCCGCCGAGGCGATCGCCATAGCGCGTAGCGACGATCTCGATGAAGCCGGCAGCCGCCTCGCCGGCCACTTCCCTGTCGTGGTGGTCAAGGACGGCGGCAACGGCGCGCGCCTGTTCCGGCGCAACACCGCCTTTTCCATACCGGCGCCCGAAGGCGGACCGGTGATCGATACGACCGGAGCCGGCGATGCCTTCAATGCCGGATTCCTCGCCGCCTGGCTTGCAGCGCGCTCGCCCGAACAGGCCTTGGCGGAAGGCGTCGTCTGCGGCACTCTCTCCGTGCGTTCGGTCGGCGGAGCCGGAACGCGGCTCGACCGTGCCGATGTCGATGCCATGAGCCGGGACCTGCTGTGCAGCCATGACCGGATCGATGCCTGA
- a CDS encoding amino acid ABC transporter permease produces the protein MQTFGWPEALFILRSAGWTLALTAIAFFIGSIIGGAFAIMRLSRLRWLRRFASGYILVIQSIPVLMVLFMSYYGLSALGIELPPFLAASASLSIYVSAYLAEIWRGSIESVPRQQWEGSASLAHTTAQTYRHVILPQAVRISLPPTVGFLVQLVKNTSIVQVVGFVDLMRAGMLVNNATYQAFQIFTLVGAIYFAICFPLSRLSRHLEKVMNASRSH, from the coding sequence ATGCAGACCTTCGGTTGGCCAGAGGCCCTCTTCATCCTGCGCTCCGCCGGCTGGACGCTGGCGCTGACTGCGATCGCCTTCTTCATCGGGAGCATCATCGGGGGCGCCTTCGCGATCATGCGCCTGTCGCGGCTGCGCTGGTTGCGCCGCTTCGCATCCGGCTACATTCTGGTGATCCAGTCGATCCCGGTGCTCATGGTGCTGTTCATGAGCTATTACGGGCTCTCGGCGCTCGGCATTGAACTGCCGCCCTTCCTCGCGGCTTCGGCCTCGCTCTCGATCTATGTCTCGGCCTATCTCGCCGAGATCTGGCGCGGTTCGATCGAATCCGTGCCGCGCCAGCAATGGGAGGGCTCGGCCTCGCTGGCGCATACGACGGCGCAGACCTATCGCCATGTCATCCTGCCGCAGGCGGTGCGCATCTCGCTGCCGCCGACGGTCGGCTTCCTCGTCCAGCTCGTGAAGAATACCTCGATCGTGCAGGTCGTGGGCTTCGTCGACCTGATGCGCGCCGGCATGCTGGTCAACAACGCGACCTACCAGGCCTTCCAGATCTTCACGCTGGTCGGGGCGATCTATTTCGCGATCTGCTTCCCGCTCTCCCGGCTCAGCCGCCATCTCGAAAAGGTGATGAATGCCAGCCGTTCTCATTGA
- a CDS encoding ABC transporter substrate-binding protein has translation MTPSRRTFNKLVLGAGLAAPVHFITPVRAQPKKGDELVVGIWGGAQERIVREHVEKPLVEKYGCKVSYVLGNTLERRARAYAERGRPSFDVIYLNIYESREALQAKVTQAPSKAVPQYEHLYEPAKIGGYGVAFNPCTIVYDGRKAKKPVTSWKDIWNDEWKGRVSWPEGLGTEGIAALMMTARTFGGTEKDFDMVIQKVKQLKPFAAIHSSQVQLYDMFDQGICDIGVEFASFTRKYAETKNPNIVIADPVEGQAISMNVGCITEGTRNQVLAEEWINLHLSEPCMLAFAREIYYSPTVRNITIPADLKGKVLAGDDIAKMVDFDWAYINANRAAWQRKIDREIAG, from the coding sequence GTGACGCCTTCCCGCAGGACCTTCAACAAGCTGGTGCTCGGCGCCGGCCTCGCCGCGCCCGTGCATTTCATTACGCCGGTCCGCGCCCAGCCCAAGAAGGGCGACGAGCTCGTCGTCGGCATCTGGGGCGGCGCGCAGGAGCGCATCGTGCGCGAGCATGTCGAGAAGCCGCTTGTCGAAAAATACGGCTGCAAGGTCAGCTATGTCCTCGGCAACACGCTGGAGCGGCGCGCCCGTGCCTATGCCGAACGCGGCCGGCCGAGCTTCGACGTGATCTATCTCAACATCTACGAAAGCCGCGAGGCGCTGCAGGCCAAGGTCACGCAGGCCCCGAGCAAGGCCGTGCCGCAATACGAGCATCTCTACGAACCCGCCAAGATCGGCGGCTACGGCGTGGCCTTCAATCCCTGCACCATCGTCTATGACGGCCGCAAGGCGAAGAAGCCGGTCACCTCCTGGAAGGATATCTGGAACGACGAGTGGAAAGGCCGCGTGAGCTGGCCCGAAGGTCTCGGCACCGAAGGCATCGCCGCGCTGATGATGACGGCGCGGACCTTCGGCGGCACCGAGAAGGATTTCGACATGGTGATCCAGAAGGTGAAGCAGCTCAAACCTTTCGCCGCGATCCATTCGAGCCAAGTCCAGCTCTACGACATGTTCGACCAGGGTATCTGCGATATCGGCGTCGAATTCGCGTCCTTCACCCGCAAATATGCCGAGACCAAGAACCCCAACATCGTCATCGCCGACCCCGTCGAGGGCCAGGCCATCTCGATGAATGTCGGCTGCATCACCGAGGGCACCCGCAACCAGGTCCTGGCCGAGGAGTGGATCAACCTCCACCTGTCCGAGCCCTGCATGCTCGCCTTCGCCCGCGAGATCTACTACTCGCCGACCGTGCGAAACATCACCATTCCCGCCGACCTCAAGGGCAAGGTGCTCGCCGGCGACGACATCGCCAAGATGGTCGATTTCGACTGGGCCTATATCAACGCCAATCGCGCGGCCTGGCAGCGCAAGATCGACCGCGAGATCGCCGGATGA
- a CDS encoding SIS domain-containing protein produces MPEALLTREAAEAADVAARQISANAGAMVELGERLRRRRPAFIATCARGSSDHAMTYGKYLLERTLGLPVASLGPSLASVYREELDLSGAVFIAASQSGLSPDALQLTETAKRGGALTIGLINDMQSPLAELVDVALPLGAGPETSVAATKSFLATGIALLHLAAVWSSERGLADTLVRSPELLRQAGLCDWSPFLLRLKDATSLYVIGRGLGLGIAQEMALKFKETCRIHAEAFSAAEVLHGPMALVGPGFPALVLDPADEGSESTLSVARSFAALGVEVAYAGSGAAPGIALPVPAESPAALMPLLQARAFYGGIAALAAARGLDPDRPPHLRKVTQTL; encoded by the coding sequence ATGCCTGAAGCCCTTCTCACCCGCGAGGCGGCGGAAGCTGCCGACGTCGCCGCCCGCCAGATCTCGGCCAATGCCGGCGCGATGGTCGAGCTCGGCGAACGCTTGCGCCGGCGCAGGCCCGCCTTCATCGCGACCTGTGCCCGCGGCTCCTCCGACCACGCCATGACCTATGGCAAATATCTGCTGGAGCGGACGCTCGGCCTGCCAGTCGCCTCGCTCGGCCCCAGCCTCGCCTCGGTCTATCGCGAGGAGCTCGACCTCTCCGGAGCCGTCTTCATCGCTGCCTCGCAATCCGGCCTCAGCCCCGATGCGCTGCAACTGACCGAAACGGCCAAGCGCGGCGGCGCGCTGACAATCGGCCTGATCAACGACATGCAATCGCCGCTGGCCGAACTGGTGGATGTTGCCTTGCCGCTCGGTGCCGGTCCCGAGACCAGCGTCGCCGCGACCAAGAGCTTCCTCGCCACCGGCATCGCGCTCCTCCATCTCGCCGCGGTCTGGAGCAGCGAGCGAGGCCTTGCGGATACGCTGGTGAGGTCGCCCGAGCTCCTCAGGCAGGCCGGGCTCTGCGACTGGTCGCCCTTCCTGCTGCGCCTCAAGGACGCGACGAGCCTCTATGTCATCGGCCGTGGGCTGGGCCTCGGCATCGCCCAGGAGATGGCGCTGAAGTTCAAGGAGACCTGCCGCATCCATGCCGAAGCCTTCAGCGCCGCCGAGGTGCTGCATGGGCCCATGGCACTGGTCGGGCCGGGCTTTCCGGCGCTGGTGCTCGATCCGGCCGATGAAGGCAGCGAGAGCACGCTCTCGGTTGCGCGCAGCTTCGCCGCGCTCGGCGTGGAGGTCGCCTATGCCGGTTCCGGCGCTGCTCCCGGTATCGCCCTGCCTGTGCCGGCCGAGAGCCCGGCCGCACTGATGCCCCTGCTGCAGGCCCGCGCCTTCTACGGTGGCATCGCTGCGCTCGCGGCCGCACGTGGGCTCGACCCCGACCGCCCACCGCATCTGCGCAAGGTCACGCAGACGCTCTGA
- a CDS encoding RidA family protein → MKQPLTPASLAPPFGQYSHGMKAAAQGVLVTSGQLGVAADGSVPEDAGEQARICFESIAAILREGGLSMANVVRLNAFVTDRRYMPAYMKARDEALADCPVKPASTLLVVAGFSRPEFVVEVEATAVY, encoded by the coding sequence ATGAAACAGCCGCTCACGCCCGCTTCGCTCGCCCCGCCCTTCGGGCAGTATTCCCACGGCATGAAGGCGGCGGCGCAGGGCGTTCTCGTCACCTCCGGCCAGCTCGGCGTGGCCGCGGACGGCAGCGTCCCCGAGGATGCTGGCGAGCAGGCTCGCATCTGCTTCGAGAGCATCGCCGCGATCCTGCGCGAGGGCGGCTTGTCGATGGCGAATGTCGTGCGCCTCAACGCCTTCGTCACCGACCGCCGGTACATGCCGGCTTACATGAAGGCACGCGACGAGGCTCTGGCCGATTGCCCGGTCAAGCCCGCCTCGACGCTGCTCGTCGTCGCCGGTTTCAGCCGGCCGGAATTCGTGGTCGAGGTCGAGGCGACGGCCGTCTACTGA
- a CDS encoding ABC transporter ATP-binding protein yields MAGIELQGLVKRYGKTQVVHGIDLAIADGEFVVFVGPSGCGKSTTLRMIAGLEEIDGGTITIADRPVNRLEPKERNIAMVFQNYAIYPHMSVAENIGFGLYTAKLDKAEKRRRIEETARILGLEPLLERKPSALSGGQRQRVAIGRAMVRDPAAFLFDEPLSNLDAQLRAQMRLEIKRLHQRLRRTIVFVTHDQVEAMTLADRIVVMRDGRILQVGAPMELYEKPADVFTARFIGSPTMNILPAKTSIVDGKPTLELAGNAIALPSRPAPLPMEVLVGVRPQELRVLASGENADLVLTGKVAVVEPLGSETFVHVEHGDGLILASASAKAPPVVSHEVRLGAGIDALRLFDAATERAL; encoded by the coding sequence ATGGCGGGTATCGAGCTTCAGGGGCTGGTCAAGCGCTACGGCAAGACGCAGGTCGTCCATGGCATCGACCTCGCGATCGCAGACGGCGAATTCGTCGTCTTCGTCGGCCCTTCCGGCTGCGGCAAGTCGACGACGCTACGCATGATCGCGGGGCTGGAGGAGATCGACGGCGGCACCATCACCATCGCCGACCGGCCGGTGAACCGGCTGGAGCCGAAGGAGCGGAACATCGCGATGGTGTTCCAGAACTACGCAATCTACCCGCATATGAGCGTCGCGGAGAATATCGGCTTCGGCCTCTATACGGCGAAGCTCGACAAGGCCGAGAAGCGCCGCCGGATCGAGGAGACCGCTCGCATCCTCGGCTTGGAACCGCTGCTCGAACGCAAGCCCTCGGCATTGTCGGGTGGCCAGCGCCAGCGCGTCGCCATCGGCCGCGCCATGGTGCGCGACCCCGCCGCCTTCCTGTTCGACGAGCCGCTCTCCAATCTCGACGCGCAATTGCGCGCCCAGATGCGCCTGGAAATCAAGCGCCTGCACCAGCGCCTCCGCCGCACGATCGTCTTCGTCACGCATGACCAGGTCGAGGCGATGACGCTGGCCGACCGCATCGTGGTGATGCGCGACGGCCGCATCCTCCAGGTCGGCGCGCCGATGGAGCTCTACGAGAAGCCGGCCGACGTCTTCACCGCCCGCTTCATCGGCTCTCCGACGATGAACATCCTGCCGGCCAAGACGAGCATTGTCGATGGAAAGCCGACGCTGGAGCTGGCAGGCAATGCCATCGCCCTGCCGTCCCGCCCGGCCCCGCTTCCCATGGAGGTTCTGGTCGGCGTCCGCCCGCAGGAGCTGCGCGTGCTCGCGTCCGGCGAAAACGCCGATCTCGTCCTCACCGGCAAGGTCGCGGTTGTCGAGCCGCTGGGGTCCGAAACCTTCGTCCATGTCGAGCATGGCGATGGATTGATCCTCGCCTCGGCCTCGGCCAAGGCGCCGCCGGTCGTTAGCCACGAGGTCCGCCTTGGCGCCGGCATCGACGCTCTTCGCCTGTTCGATGCGGCGACCGAGCGCGCCCTATGA
- a CDS encoding amino acid ABC transporter ATP-binding protein: protein MPAVLIEGIHKRFGSLEVLKGVSLSVDAGQVVAIIGRSGSGKSTLLRCINGLESFHAGKIEVAGHTMTQDPTKLRELRKDVGIVFQSYNLFPHLTVGQNIMLSPRITKNVPQAQALTLAKEVLAQVGLSEKFDSYPDNLSGGQQQRVAIARSLAMQPKVMLFDEVTSALDPELTGEVLLVMEKLAKGGMTMLLVTHEMNFARTVADTTVFMHQGLIWESGPSKELFANPQTPELANFVKAGAH, encoded by the coding sequence ATGCCAGCCGTTCTCATTGAAGGCATCCACAAGCGCTTCGGCTCGCTGGAGGTGCTGAAAGGCGTCTCGCTCAGCGTGGATGCCGGGCAGGTCGTGGCGATCATCGGTCGCTCGGGCTCGGGCAAATCGACGCTCCTGCGCTGCATCAACGGTCTCGAGAGCTTCCATGCCGGGAAGATCGAGGTCGCCGGCCACACGATGACCCAGGACCCGACGAAGCTGCGCGAATTGCGCAAGGATGTCGGCATCGTCTTCCAGAGCTACAACCTGTTCCCGCATCTGACGGTGGGGCAGAACATCATGCTCTCGCCGCGCATCACCAAGAACGTGCCGCAGGCGCAGGCCCTGACGCTCGCCAAGGAGGTGCTGGCGCAGGTCGGCCTCTCCGAGAAGTTCGACAGCTACCCGGACAACCTCTCCGGCGGCCAGCAGCAGCGCGTCGCGATCGCCCGTTCACTGGCGATGCAGCCCAAGGTGATGCTGTTCGACGAGGTGACCTCGGCGCTCGATCCGGAACTGACCGGCGAAGTGCTGCTGGTGATGGAGAAGCTCGCCAAGGGCGGCATGACCATGCTGCTGGTGACGCACGAGATGAATTTCGCACGTACCGTGGCGGACACCACCGTCTTCATGCATCAGGGGCTGATCTGGGAGAGCGGACCGTCCAAGGAGCTCTTCGCCAATCCGCAGACGCCGGAGCTCGCCAATTTCGTCAAGGCGGGCGCTCACTGA
- a CDS encoding ABC transporter ATP-binding protein has protein sequence MTAASGYLTLDSLSASYGGALAVDRLSLEIGKGELLSLLGPSGCGKSTTLRMIAGFVPTTGGRVLLAGRDITHRKPYQRNIGVVFQSYALFPHLTVLDNIGFGLRMRRLPKQVWRERARAAMETVGLGGFAERYPSQLSGGQQQRVALARALVVEPEVLLLDEPLSNLDANLRADMRNEIRSLQQRLGITTIFVTHDQQEALAMSDRVAVMEKGVIRELGTPRQLCDAPTSEFSASFLGARTVIAGSTKNGLFHAPGLTCELAPNGVGRLVLRASRLRLSDKPQGPLRVSGTIASVAYLGESFEVDLASEAGTIRLILPSDIPPPPVGAPGSVIALPGGATFI, from the coding sequence ATGACGGCCGCTTCCGGCTACCTCACACTCGATTCCCTCAGCGCCAGCTATGGCGGCGCGCTCGCGGTCGACCGGCTCTCGCTTGAGATCGGCAAGGGCGAGCTTCTCTCCCTGCTCGGCCCCTCCGGCTGCGGCAAGTCGACGACACTGCGCATGATCGCCGGCTTCGTGCCGACGACGGGCGGTCGCGTGCTGCTGGCCGGCCGCGACATCACGCATCGCAAGCCCTACCAGCGCAATATCGGCGTGGTCTTCCAGTCCTATGCGCTGTTCCCTCACCTGACCGTGCTCGACAATATCGGCTTCGGCCTCAGGATGCGCCGCCTGCCGAAGCAGGTTTGGCGCGAGCGGGCACGGGCTGCGATGGAGACGGTCGGGCTCGGTGGCTTCGCCGAGCGCTATCCCTCCCAGCTCTCCGGCGGCCAGCAGCAGCGCGTCGCGCTCGCCCGCGCACTCGTGGTAGAGCCCGAGGTATTGCTGCTCGACGAACCTCTCTCCAATCTCGACGCCAACCTGCGCGCCGACATGCGCAACGAGATCCGCTCGCTGCAGCAGCGCCTGGGTATCACCACCATCTTCGTCACCCATGACCAGCAGGAGGCGCTGGCCATGTCGGACCGCGTCGCGGTAATGGAGAAAGGCGTCATCCGCGAGCTCGGCACGCCGCGCCAGCTCTGCGACGCACCGACCTCGGAATTCTCGGCCAGCTTCCTCGGTGCCCGCACCGTGATTGCGGGAAGCACGAAGAACGGCCTGTTCCATGCGCCGGGGCTGACCTGCGAGCTCGCCCCGAACGGCGTCGGGCGCCTCGTCCTGCGCGCCTCGCGCCTGCGCCTCTCGGACAAGCCGCAAGGCCCCTTGCGCGTCTCCGGCACGATCGCGTCGGTCGCCTATCTCGGCGAGAGCTTCGAGGTCGACCTCGCGAGCGAGGCCGGCACCATCCGCCTGATCCTGCCTTCCGATATCCCGCCCCCGCCCGTGGGCGCTCCCGGCAGCGTCATCGCGCTGCCCGGCGGCGCCACCTTCATCTGA
- a CDS encoding ABC transporter permease subunit, translating to MTGWKGPALSAPVTLWLLLAFAAPLAVVILLSLQAGGDPFAPLIQPLSLAQFTEIAGDGFYFQVLSETILIGLATTAISAVLGYPLAYWLARMPVQWRALAFAVILIPLLTNVVVRSLGVMLLLSPDGLINSALRLVGLPTATRMLFTHGAVVVGLAQVFMPFMVIALYDTMQSTSPRVHEAAESLGAGPAIRFLTVDLPLSLPGLRSGTVIVFLMSTTAYVSATLLGGKKVMTIGMLVMQEAVANLNAPLASALAIVVTLTGLIFAGLCTWGLNRAMPWRAGKPGEPVSLPGWFVTLAETLGPTLSRLLLTASIGLLLLPLGLVVVQSVNDVPLATAAGFRGFTWKWYEQVLFGGSYTASFLVSLQLAVVSVLVALALATPAAFALARYPFAGRSALLAFWLLPLSLPQIVIGVGMLKLLQVYVAIPAFLGLVGIHVVIVLPFVIALLTTSVQALDRAQEEAADSLGAGPVRRFLMVTLPALAPGLFAAGVIGFLMSFGEVTVTSFLTTARMTTLPVRIYSEATTLEPTAHAISALLIVATVVTLWLVGRVVRLDKLYAR from the coding sequence ATGACCGGCTGGAAAGGACCGGCGCTCTCCGCGCCGGTCACGCTCTGGTTGCTGCTCGCCTTCGCCGCTCCGCTGGCGGTGGTGATCCTGCTCTCGCTCCAGGCCGGTGGCGACCCGTTCGCGCCGTTGATCCAGCCGCTGTCGCTGGCGCAGTTCACCGAGATCGCCGGGGACGGCTTCTACTTCCAGGTTCTCAGCGAAACCATCCTGATCGGCCTCGCCACCACGGCGATCTCGGCAGTGCTCGGCTATCCCCTCGCCTACTGGCTGGCGCGGATGCCGGTGCAGTGGCGCGCCCTCGCCTTCGCCGTCATCCTCATTCCGCTCCTGACCAATGTCGTGGTGCGCTCGCTCGGCGTCATGCTGCTGCTCTCGCCGGACGGGCTGATCAACAGCGCGCTCCGGCTCGTCGGCCTGCCGACCGCCACCCGGATGCTGTTCACCCATGGCGCGGTCGTCGTCGGACTGGCACAGGTCTTCATGCCCTTCATGGTGATTGCGCTCTACGACACCATGCAGAGTACCTCGCCGCGCGTCCACGAGGCCGCCGAGAGCCTCGGCGCCGGTCCAGCCATACGCTTCCTCACCGTCGACCTGCCGCTCTCCCTGCCCGGCCTGCGTTCGGGCACCGTCATCGTCTTCCTGATGTCGACCACGGCCTATGTCTCGGCGACGCTGCTCGGCGGCAAGAAGGTCATGACCATCGGCATGCTGGTGATGCAGGAGGCAGTCGCCAATCTCAATGCTCCGCTCGCCTCGGCGCTGGCGATCGTCGTCACCCTGACCGGCCTGATCTTCGCCGGGCTCTGCACATGGGGACTCAACCGTGCAATGCCCTGGCGCGCTGGCAAGCCGGGCGAGCCCGTCTCCCTGCCCGGCTGGTTCGTCACGCTGGCCGAAACGCTCGGCCCCACCCTGTCGCGGCTGCTGCTGACGGCGAGCATCGGTCTGCTGCTGCTGCCGCTCGGCCTCGTCGTCGTCCAAAGCGTCAACGACGTGCCCCTGGCGACAGCCGCCGGCTTCCGCGGCTTCACCTGGAAATGGTACGAGCAGGTTCTGTTCGGCGGCTCCTATACCGCCTCCTTCCTGGTCTCGCTCCAGCTCGCCGTGGTCTCGGTGCTGGTCGCGCTGGCGCTGGCGACGCCGGCCGCCTTCGCGCTTGCCCGTTATCCTTTCGCGGGGCGCAGCGCGCTGCTCGCCTTCTGGCTCCTGCCGCTTTCGCTGCCGCAGATCGTCATCGGCGTCGGCATGCTCAAGCTGCTGCAGGTCTATGTCGCGATCCCCGCCTTCCTCGGCCTCGTCGGCATCCATGTCGTCATCGTCCTGCCCTTCGTCATCGCGCTGCTCACCACCTCGGTGCAGGCGCTCGACCGGGCGCAGGAGGAGGCGGCGGACAGCCTCGGTGCCGGCCCGGTCCGGCGCTTCCTGATGGTGACGCTGCCCGCGCTGGCGCCCGGCCTGTTCGCGGCCGGCGTCATCGGCTTCCTGATGAGCTTCGGCGAGGTCACCGTCACGAGCTTCCTGACCACCGCGCGCATGACCACGCTGCCGGTCCGGATCTATTCGGAAGCGACCACGCTCGAACCCACCGCCCATGCCATCTCGGCCCTGCTGATCGTCGCGACCGTCGTGACGCTCTGGCTGGTCGGGCGCGTGGTGCGGCTCGACAAGCTCTACGCCCGCTGA
- a CDS encoding LysR family transcriptional regulator: protein MYQGLDPNIDVRLLRATYLLLKERNVSRVAALLGHSQPAVSLNLKRARAVFSDPLLVRSGQRWVTTERGREIQALLEAVLGQLTEATEAGRDFDPASAELRLRVATMNCFGAFLIPAVVASIRAEAPGISVDFFAPTERTDLAGELGERTDLVIGSWLAPPGNLRSSTLLHCSIACVMRKDHPLARLSRIDLGEYMKHDHVSPTPIANAAYSPIDAPLAQLGLRRRVGVTVPEYAQIPQLLRRTDLVFSTAKPYADYIAETAGFGELTVVPAPREFGEMQLYMQWHERAHASRPNQWLRNLIRQEARRFDHALHGIAYEVPRREAMPAG from the coding sequence ATGTATCAGGGCCTTGATCCGAATATCGATGTCCGCCTGCTGCGCGCGACCTATCTCCTGCTGAAGGAGCGCAACGTCTCGCGGGTGGCGGCGCTGCTCGGCCACAGCCAGCCGGCGGTGAGCCTCAACCTCAAGCGGGCGCGCGCCGTGTTCAGCGACCCGCTCCTCGTCCGCTCCGGCCAGCGCTGGGTCACGACCGAGCGCGGCCGCGAAATCCAGGCATTGCTGGAAGCCGTGCTCGGCCAGCTCACCGAAGCCACGGAAGCCGGCCGGGATTTCGACCCCGCGAGCGCGGAACTGCGCCTGCGCGTCGCCACCATGAATTGTTTCGGCGCCTTCCTGATTCCGGCGGTGGTTGCCAGCATCCGTGCCGAGGCGCCCGGCATCTCGGTCGACTTCTTCGCACCGACCGAGCGCACGGACCTTGCCGGCGAACTCGGCGAACGGACCGACCTCGTCATCGGGAGCTGGCTCGCCCCACCCGGCAATCTGCGCTCCAGCACTCTGCTCCATTGCAGCATCGCCTGCGTGATGCGGAAGGACCATCCGCTCGCCCGCCTGTCCCGGATCGATCTCGGCGAATACATGAAGCACGACCATGTCTCGCCGACACCTATCGCCAATGCCGCCTACAGCCCGATCGACGCGCCGCTGGCGCAACTGGGCCTGCGCCGGCGCGTCGGCGTCACCGTGCCCGAATACGCCCAGATTCCACAATTGCTGCGCCGGACCGATCTCGTCTTCAGCACCGCCAAGCCCTATGCCGACTACATCGCCGAGACAGCGGGTTTCGGCGAACTCACGGTCGTGCCTGCACCACGCGAGTTCGGCGAGATGCAGCTCTACATGCAATGGCACGAGCGCGCTCACGCCAGCCGGCCCAACCAATGGCTGCGCAACCTGATCCGGCAGGAGGCGAGGCGCTTCGACCACGCCTTGCACGGCATCGCCTATGAGGTGCCGCGCCGCGAGGCGATGCCCGCAGGATAA